GGTGGATACGCAACACGATCACCGAGCACGCCCCCACGCTCGGCATTCGCCTCAAATACGGGTCACAGGCAGCCAACCGGTTCGACATCGACGGCCACGAGGGCGGCATGGTCACCGCAGGTGTTGGAGGCCCGCTGACCGGTCGCGGCGCGCACGTTGCCTGCGTGGACGACCCATTCAAAGGCTCCGAGGATGCCGGCAGCCCCACACAACGCGAGCGGGTCTGGGACTGGTGGCAGTCAGTTCTTCTCACCCGGCTCGAACCTCAAGGGTCCGTCCTCCTCGTGAACACCCGCTGGGACGACGACGACCTCTCTGGCCGACTCCTCAGGGAAGAACCCGACGACTGGATCGTCATCGACCTCCCCGCCATCGCTCTGTCAGCCGACGACCCCCTTGGACGGAAGCCAGGAGAAGCCCTCTGGCCCGAGCGGTACAACGCAGACGACTACGCGCGCATCCGGAAATCCGTAGGTGAACGTGTCTGGTGGGCTCTCTACCAGCAGCAGCCCAGACCTCTCGAAGGCGGCGTCTGGCAGTGGGCTTGGATCACAGGAAACCGCATCAGCCCCGCTGCATTCCGCGGTGTCAACCTCACACGGACCCTGATCGCCATTGACCCCTCCGGTGGGGCGGGCACAGCCAACGACGAAACCGGCATCATGGCGGCAGCCAGAGACGAGGCAGGAGAGCTGTACCTCTTCGCTGATCACTCTGGCCGGCACGGCGCCAACAGCTGGGGACGCGAGGCATGCCTGCTGGCACTCGACAGCGATGCAGACGCCTTCGTTGTTGAGACGAACTTCGGTGGCGACATGACCAGGCAAGTACTCACCCAGGCGTGGCAGGAGCTGCAACGCGCAGGCAGCATCACAAACCAGCCCATGCCACGGATCATCGAAGTGAACGCCAAGCAGGGCAAACGGCTGCGGGCAGAGCCGATCGCTCAGCTCTATGAGCAGGGCAGAGTCCACCATGTGGGTGAGTTCGACACTCTGGAACGCCAGATGGTCACTTGGGTGCCAGGCATGGACTCCCCAGACCGCATGGATGCTGCTGTGCACGCGCTGACAGAGCTGGCAGACCCGACACAGGCCGGCTTGGGCAGCCAGCAGTACACCGACCAGCGCCTCAGAGGACGACGCTGACCAGCGCTAACGTCTGCTCCAAGATGGCTGTGGTTAGAGACGACAGGCCACTACAACAGCGATCGTAGGTAGCGACAGAGGCTTCTCTGGGCAGTCCAAAAGACGGGATCGTATGCCTCGTGGATTATTAATCCACGGGGATGGAAGGTACATTGGCAGGCGGCTAGAGCAGTGCGGAAAGTAGTGCACTGGCCGCACAACGAAACAGGACCGCCCCAACCTGGCTGGTCGGGAACGGCCCTGTCTCTTCACAAGTGGGCTGTCGGACCAGGAGCTACGGCTTCGTCATCCCTGGAGTAGCAGCTCCAGGAGAGCGACGACGAAGCACCAGAAGCTCCAGTCCGGCTGTCCGTTTTCGTCCATTCGTCACCTCATCTGCGGCTCCTGCGACTTTTGGCCTGGCGAGCCGCACCCTCCGGGCCTAGGCGCCGGAGGGCACATGCAGTGACGGGTCGGTAACGAACACCCGCTGGAAGTCTAAGGCGTCCCGGGTAGTCCTCCGGACCACCCCCGTGGACAAACCTTCACAACTCCGGCCTATCGGGGGCTAGATGATCACGAAGAGCCACCTTTCGCCACCCCATCGGGTGGTCTGACGGTCGAACACACCCCCGCTCACCCCGCCGTTCCGGTGAACCGAACGAGCCCGGCCAGGGGGGAAGCCCCTCCTCCCGCGGCCCTACCCTGATCACAAGGCGCGGGGCCTGGAGCGGAGTGGAGAGGGATGCCGTGGGCTGGCTGTCCGGCGCCAAGCAAGTCGTCATCGACGCCTGGTCGTGGCTGAACTACAAGCCGATCTACGCCAACGACCGCGGCATCCCCTACCGGCGGGCCTTCCCCGAAGCCAAGGCCACCTGGGTCCCCGCCGCGGACGAGCGGCGCCTCGCCGCGTACAAGCTCCTCGCCGCCTACGACCACAACCAGGCCGCCGAGCTCGCCGAGGTCCGCGACGGCCCCGAAGCCCGCGAGAGGCGTGAGTTCGGCGACCCCAGCATGTTCGTCGACACGATCCTCGCCCACGTCCTCGGCCGTGAGCAGCACATCACCGTCCCCGGCGCCGAGAACACCGGCACCACCGGCAGTCAGGGGGAGTCGGCGGCCGCGATGGCGGAGCGGGTGCAGACCCTGCTGCGGGACTGGGCCGACACCGAGCTGCTGCCCATGCGGATCCAGCAGAGCGAACGTAAGGCAGTCCTCCTGGGTGACGGCGTGTACCGGCTGGCTTGGGACCCCACCAAGCGCCGCGTCACCGTCCGCTCCGTCGACCCGGGCTTCTACTTCCCCGTCCTGGAGGAGGACGACGGCGGCGAGTTCCCGAGCCGTGTCCACTTCGCGTGGGAGCTCGCCGAGGACACCCGCCGCGGCCTGAAGGCCCGCATCCGCCGCATCACCTACGAACTCGCCCCCATCGGCGCCCCCACCTCACCCAGCACCGACACCGACGGCCGGCCCGTGCGCGTGCCGGTCACCGTCGAAGGGCCCGAAGGCGAGCCGATACCCGTCATCGGCCAGGGCGACACCGTCGACCCGGACACCGGCACGATCACCCGCCTCTACCCGTGGTCCGACACCCCCAGCCCGGTCACCTGCTACCTCACCGACGCCACCTGGAACCTCGACGACCTCAAGGGGGACTACGACGTCGACTCCCTGCCGATGGCGAAGGCGTCCTACGCGGTCCGCTCCGACGGTGAGGTACTGGACCGGCTCGACCTGCTGATCGACTTCCTGCCGGTGATCCACGTCCCGAACA
The sequence above is drawn from the Streptomyces leeuwenhoekii genome and encodes:
- a CDS encoding terminase large subunit domain-containing protein, which gives rise to MADGILARYRALPAAERRNIIRHASDDLRAQLATLEAEMAMDRSPGALAAVLTHGKEMQARHLDIIDRIYQRIAAGERIRAMVTMPPRAGKSRRTSRWGPTWYLRRQPDHRFMLASYAAHLADDHGRWIRNTITEHAPTLGIRLKYGSQAANRFDIDGHEGGMVTAGVGGPLTGRGAHVACVDDPFKGSEDAGSPTQRERVWDWWQSVLLTRLEPQGSVLLVNTRWDDDDLSGRLLREEPDDWIVIDLPAIALSADDPLGRKPGEALWPERYNADDYARIRKSVGERVWWALYQQQPRPLEGGVWQWAWITGNRISPAAFRGVNLTRTLIAIDPSGGAGTANDETGIMAAARDEAGELYLFADHSGRHGANSWGREACLLALDSDADAFVVETNFGGDMTRQVLTQAWQELQRAGSITNQPMPRIIEVNAKQGKRLRAEPIAQLYEQGRVHHVGEFDTLERQMVTWVPGMDSPDRMDAAVHALTELADPTQAGLGSQQYTDQRLRGRR